In the genome of Fusarium poae strain DAOMC 252244 chromosome 1, whole genome shotgun sequence, the window aatttaatagcttatttttttttactattagcttattttttcttattatagctttctatagatttatttaatatatattataaatataaagattaaaaaaaaagctaattttttaatttagcttatagaattatattttattattataaaaagaattaaaatatttataatattataataaatttataattaatataatataataattatttagttttattttatttaaagtttccttaaaaatatatttctttttaatttattaataatataaatataaataatttaattataattattaatttctagttaaaagtaaataatactttttaatataattttttaattattcttaataaagctataaaattattacttttatttattaatatataaaaaataaaaattataaataaattaagaattaattaataagtatatattatatcttaagtCTATTAAAGcttcttaagctttattattaatttaatataatattatagctaaagcgctaaatatttatttcttttataattcttaatctctattttttatctttataagctttaatacctatttttatattaaagctatttatttcttaagtaatattctttattctctttaaattctttataataaagactttattaagttataatattattattaagtttactttataaagactttttaatatatattatattaatgtAACGGGGTTCGAACCCACGACCTTCGAGGGGTCTTCGGCTATACGTCGGGACCCGCTCTAGGGGGATTCATCTGAAAATCTCGCAGTCCCTTAGGGAAGGGGACAAGCTTTAGTCTTGCATCAATACAGGTCCTACCTTCAAGAATCTACCTAGCTACCTCTAAGTCCTATTacaattaatttattattattactatttcttaaggtaaataataattaaatatttatttaaattatatttaaagtaatatctttagctttattttattagctttttctttaaattataataatcttaaggattaattataatatagtttatttttactatttaagtattattatccttattaattactagctttttaataaattaaatataatctcttaattaaaatagtattttccctttttaataaaaagttttattctttctttaggcttaatttagcttttaagctataatctatattttattaagctattaatttatattatttatagagaaattaatagtaattaattaattaattagctatttatttaaggcattttataagaatataattttaaaaaagttattctatatattccttttaatattagctataatactCTTAAACTAAGggaaaaagattaaaaaagacttatttttaccttaataaaaagtaaatagcttaattatagcttatctcttaaggttaaaatctaaattaatttaatttaaataagttataaagactttaaaattaaaattataataacttttttataaataaaaggtttaaattacttattaaggcttaatatttaaatattaattaattaaatactatatattttatagccttttaaaaaagatataattaattttaagcttattatatatttattatacttatataatatatttattatattttcttaagtatttttataaaaaaaaaataattttttataaagaatttaagtatttattaaagttaatattaaagatataaaaaggttttctatagagataagtatttccttaaggaaaataagtaataagattatagcttatatattttaaatttatatttataatctatttatttattcctAAAGAGggtttaattttttatataattaatattaaaactaattaataagttaatattataattctataaatatttattataactttaataagttttcttaagtttttttttatttctttattaatttattattactttttaataagattattttagtatatagattaagtcttaaataatataaagggctaagttttaataggttattatataaaaaggaggccttatattaagctatttaaaactaaagaaaaaaaaaattaagttataataaagttattataaaaaaactctattattatataagtatataaactattaaataaaaggttacttaattaataaaggtaaattaaatttagctatagtaatataagctattataatatagattaattctttaaatataatatagctattaataattataatatttttaattatataattaattattaaattaataaattaaaatttaaatttttattatataaaatttttttttttgtaaagttttttataaaataaaatataataataatattaatatattaaaaaataaagtattttaaataaaattattttttaatttttaaaataatttttaataaaaaaataaattattaataatttataaaatatttaataaaaataatattattttataaaaaatttattaaattaaaatttattatattaaaaaatttataaaattaaaaaattaaaaaaagttttttaaaaaaaaaaaaaattataattaatattatagcttttaatataataaaattattttatctttaaattataatagaaattttatataatctcttaagcAGTAGCTTTAGACTTAGTAGAATAGTTAGTTACTGTATTATATAGGCGTGGGCTTACTAATCATAGTATTCCCTCAATATCCCCGATGTCCATTCCCAACCCACCTACCCAGTCCCCGGGGTTGCGAAACATAGCGGAATGACTTCTATTAAAAATCGCCGGTCTCGCCCTTAAATCCTTCCGCTGGTTTTCAATATGTCCCTAGCCAGTTCGGGTAATGAGCCAAGGCTAGTTGGTATTTATCACCTCCCTTGCGTCCAGCTGATAATGCAAACCGTTTATTGTCAGTAGTGGCGTCCGTCTCAAATATGATGGATCAATCCGCCCAGCTACTCAAAACTCATGAATGTCTCACTAGCTTTGACGTCTGTCTAGAACCAGAGTCATTGTCATGTCATGGTTTGATATTGCAGTAGGGTTAGCTAAGACATTCGCCCTTGCCAATGTTCAGCGACAACAATTAAAGTTTGACATGAGTTAGACCCGGAAATTATTGGTCGCCTCTGGAATTCAGGCAATTCCCTTCACAATCCGCATTTTGGAGGTTTTGGTCCGCATACTCATCAAAGAAAGCTCCCCAGTTCCCAGCCTTGAATTGGCAGACGGCAGTCCTCCGCTGTCTTCAAAGTTACCAGGATCCAACAAAATAACTGTTCCATAAGTTTTAGCTTTATCCGTCTCTCTAATTCAAGTGACTTTTACCTTCTTGACTCATTTTGGAGCATTGTTTCTCAATCAGCATCATTTTGCAACCACGAAACTCGATACAAAGAGATGAATTTACCACTATCGAGAATAGTTTCCATCGTTGTGGCCATCCTCTTCCTGGTTGCCGTCTCCTTCAAGACCTTTCTACCGGGTGACGACCCCTACCGCTGTCGCGCTGTTCAAAAAACCGGCCGTTGGATCGATCTACCAGATGAACAAGGGAATCGGTATCCTTTCCGTCAATGGCAACCAGATGGGTGCATCCTTCATGAATATGATTCAGCTGATATCCGTCAATGTACCGAAGGTCGTCGTATAGTCGTCGTGGGTGACTCGACCTCCCGACACGTTGCCTATGCCTTCGGTCGATTGGTACATTAATCCTGGACGTGACATTGTCTACGGCACTAATGGAAATTTCTAGATCAACAGGAAACAGCATGAGCATGACAAAAACCAATCGTCTTTCCCGAATCTACGAGACAATGTCAATTTGACGTACGATGGCCAGATGATCCAGCGCCTGTCCAACGTTTGGCTCGGCAGTCACGGACATCCACTCCAAGAAAAAGGAGGCTTTGTACAAAATCTCGACGTATACGCCGATGAGAAGATGGACCCGCCAGCTATCAAAGATCAACAAGGACCTGCTATAATCTATGTGGCTGCCGGTGTTTGGTACACGAATCACAAAGGAAACACCACCAGACGTGTCCCATGGCACACTCGTTTTCACATATACAGGAACCGATTCAATCACCTGTCCAGGTTTATCAACCACAATACGCCAGATCAAGACCCATTCACCGCCCCCATGCATCCACAAGACGGCATTGGCAACCAGATCTTTTACGGTCCTCCTTCAGGACCTTGTTATCAGGGCAACGAAACGAAAGATATCAAGTCCAGTGCTAGACGACAAGGAGAGGTTGCAGATATTCATAATTGGCTACACGACACAGAGGACAAAAGGAAAATTCCTCTCCTATGGTCAATTGTTGGAGTCACCTTGaaccaaaacaaaacatgGATTGACCCTATGACGAAAGCAATGCATGTGATTGATCAGGTTTCTGAGGCTCGGGCTAACATTATCCTCAATCTGAGATGCAACGCCAAACTCGATCGCATCCAAGGGTATCACCACACTGGAACTTGTTGTACAGATTACGGCGTCAACCAAAACCGCATCATCATTGCTATTAGTATTGTCTATTTATCTGCATGCCTCATATGCGAGATCCTTGACCTTTTATCTGTAAAGGAAACTCAATGGCCTTTGCTCAACATGCAAGTAGGATCTTTCATTCTGGTTTTGCTCATGTGCTATTTTTCCGATCGTACACAGATGATGGCCAAGAGTAGCAAGCTTTGGGAGGTAGATGGTTTTGCTATCCTCTGTGCCGTCTGCTTCGTTGCTCTGCTTGTCACAATTCGGCGGACGGGACCCAAATCCCCAAAGCACCTATCTTCACCACAAGACGAGACGTCTGAAACGCTACCCCCAGAGGATTGCCCTCTCGAAACAGAAGTATTTTCAACAGGAAATGGGACATATGAAAAGCTACTTCCGGAGGACGGCCCTGCAGATGACGAAGAGAACTACCAGCAAGATGAACCATTTCTTTCTCGCAAACAGACCGAAGAATGGAAGGGATGGATGCAATGCTTCATTGTCATTTACCAATGGACTGGAGCTGACCAAGGACCTATTTCCGTCTATATTCTTTTTCGCCTATGTATCGCTGCATACATGTTCCAGACAGGTTATGGTCACACACATTACTTCATCCGTACCGGCGACTTTTCGTTCAAGCGAGTAATAACTACTCTACTACGATTGAATACTCTGAGCTGCGCTTTGACGTATTTAATGAAGACAGATTACATGTTCTATTGCGCTGCACCACTTGCCTCATTCTGGTTCCTCGTCATCTACGCGACCATGGCGATTGGGAAACAGTACAATGATGATTCACAAGCGGTGATAGCCAAAGTATGTATATCTGGTATTGTCGTCTCTGCAATATTTGCAACTCCCCTCATGAGGTGGATGTTCGAACTCTTTGAGATCATATTCAACATTCAGTGGAGCGCTGATCAGTGGATGTACCACGCCACTCTCGATATGTACATTGTATATATCGGTATGGGAACTGCTATCGTCAATCAGAGAATGAGTAGCACTCAAATCATCTTGAGTCTTCGCTTGGTTCTTGCGCTAGCTGGTCTGTTCGCGTTATTTTGCTATTTCAGCAAGACTTCATCATTGAGTGTCAGCTCGTACGACTCTATACACCCTTACGTCTCCTGCATCCCAGTCCTAGGGTACATTGTATTACGCAACGCCTCGACGTATACTCGGAACTATCACTCCAAGGCAATGGCTTGGTTAGGTCGCCACTCGTTAGAGATATCTATCCTCCAGTCTCACATTCTGCTTGCTGCTGACCGAAACGGGGTGCTTTCCATCGATGGTCTTTTTGGAGATGGCACAGTTTTGGGCGATCGATGGAGAACTCTGCTTATTGTAGTCCCAATCTTCCTTTGGACATGTTACACTACAAGGTCTGCGACAGTTTATATCATCGAGTTGATGTTGAAAGAAAGGTCAGAAGAGGATGACCTCGACGAACCTGCTTTCAAGTATCTCAAGAAGCTTGGTATATCGCACATATCGTATCCTGGGCTGCGGCTGGTCTGCATTGTACTGACAATGTGGCTGATCAATCTGCTCAGTCCGTTGAAGCAGAATATTTCTCTTCCGTCGGGGACGCATGATATTAGCGTATTGCCTATGCCAGAAACTGCACTGGATCATCCTTTCTAGTATATATAGGAGGCTTTTGGACATCAATCCTGAACTTAATGGGAATCTATAATAACGCGGTTTCCGGAGGTGGCAAACGTTATTTTATCGAGTGTAACTAGAACACCTTGAGTGCATCGTATCATTCTTTGGCAACGAGAAATCAATGAGGGGGGTATATAATTCAGTACGATTATTGTATCTTGATTTTTACTGAGCCATTATCCTTATAGAGTGCTTCTCGTAGGAATTGAAGACCTTATGAGCAACTTTCATCCTGCCAATGTCGTCTTTTTACTTGAGAGCTGAATGGGTTGCCTTAAAGCGGGATTAAGAAATGATCTGATTGGACAGAATTGTTTTAAGTTGAAATGAAACGTTGTTCGAATGGAGCGGTCCGTGCTATCGATAACCGCCAATCATTATCCTATTTTGGATCTGAACCTTTCCTAATTGAGTCTTGCCCACTTTACAGCCCGAAATTCCAGTCCGCAATCCGAAGTTTGCTTAATAGAGAAAAACGTTGTGTGCAGGGTAGCTTCGTTTCAACAGAAGATAATTAAAGGAACTCATGTCCTCGGATCAATTTAATGTGGATTTCGATGCCGAGACGAGGACTTGGCATTTGGAAATAAAAGGATATAAAATCCTCAAGTAGCTTCTGATTGCTGCATAAAATACCGATTTCCTTTGTTTAACTTAAGTACTAGGCCGGTTTTAACGGGAGGAGAAATAAGCAATATAAATTGCATGCACAATCCATAACATTAAAAAGGCTCCTTCCGtataaatattatcttatGTAAGATTCTCTTGAGAAATTCAAGGTGCCCTTAACATTCCGATTAAACCCTGGGCCCGTTGAGTAGAGATCAAATTGGAACATAGACCGAGTAGTGAGCTTGTTGGGAAATGGCACATCCTTCAACCACATCCCCTGTCATGATAGCTAGTGGCGATCCTAGTCAACCATCTGAGGCCAGACCCACGGAGCACATTACCTGAGGTATTTCGTTTGTAGCAACCTGAAAAGCATAGGGCTGTGTCAAATGCCTGAAGTCCAGCTAGCCACGTGGATTGGTCTTGCCTATACCTGCAACAACTCGATACAGCCGATATTGGCAGTGGTCGAGCAGGGAATAATGACTGATTGCCATATCCATCGATAGACAGGTGTAAATAGACTCTTTGCATGTAATAAATCTAAcaaaatatactattatttgAATATTATTTGAAGAtgtccgaggcgtaagtcccgaagtatacattaaaAATCAACAAAATATACTAGTTGATAGTCTCCCTTTGCTTTTGATTAATGCCTATCTTTCGGCATGGCCGATGAGAGCCTCCAGTTTCAACAGCGGCGTCTCTTGATTGGGTATCATACGGCAAAATGTTTGAGGCCCTCAGTATTGTGTAACCGTAAGCCTTATCAATATAGCCTGATCTCCGTCTTGGCACTTCAAATTACCAACATTCTGAAAATCAGGCTGCAGCCTGAATATTGGGCATCCGAGCACGTCAAGTCCTGCAGATCTACTATACCAGCTGATCATATCATGCACTGCAGCTGTGGAGCAGTAGTGCATGAAGAAGGATgtttttttacctttaaaataCCCAGCCTCTATAACGGAGAAAGGATTCAGATTGCTGCCATACCAGAATCGTTGCTCATCACTTTACTCTTTGGGTCTTCGACCCCCCAAACTTTACCATGAAGATGTTCAAGATTGGACTCCGGTTGATGGTTGGAAATGTCTTCAACGTCACTGGCTCCGTCATTGGTTGGCTCAAAAGAGCATCAAGCAGTGTTTCACGAGGGCTGAACAGAGTAAAACGTATGTTTAAGCGGCGCATGGACAAGGCAAGTACTATTAGTACTCTTCTCGATTGAAATAACAAGAATTAATTTTGTTTTAGCGAGTCGATCACCATCAGGAACCAAAAACCAAAGAAGAGTTTATTGCAGCCGCCAAACAGGAACTTATAGGTACTGCGGTAGAGAACTTTTTCAAAGATCGCCCTGACTTCATTGAGAAACTCGCAGCG includes:
- a CDS encoding hypothetical protein (TransMembrane:13 (o6-27i358-380o386-406i418-439o532-552i564-584o590-611i623-643o663-683i695-714o726-744i802-824o853-873i)), whose amino-acid sequence is MNLPLSRIVSIVVAILFLVAVSFKTFLPGDDPYRCRAVQKTGRWIDLPDEQGNRYPFRQWQPDGCILHEYDSADIRQCTEGRRIVVVGDSTSRHVAYAFGRLINRKQHEHDKNQSSFPNLRDNVNLTYDGQMIQRLSNVWLGSHGHPLQEKGGFVQNLDVYADEKMDPPAIKDQQGPAIIYVAAGVWYTNHKGNTTRRVPWHTRFHIYRNRFNHLSRFINHNTPDQDPFTAPMHPQDGIGNQIFYGPPSGPCYQGNETKDIKSSARRQGEVADIHNWLHDTEDKRKIPLLWSIVGVTLNQNKTWIDPMTKAMHVIDQVSEARANIILNLRCNAKLDRIQGYHHTGTCCTDYGVNQNRIIIAISIVYLSACLICEILDLLSVKETQWPLLNMQVGSFILVLLMCYFSDRTQMMAKSSKLWEVDGFAILCAVCFVALLVTIRRTGPKSPKHLSSPQDETSETLPPEDCPLETEVFSTGNGTYEKLLPEDGPADDEENYQQDEPFLSRKQTEEWKGWMQCFIVIYQWTGADQGPISVYILFRLCIAAYMFQTGYGHTHYFIRTGDFSFKRVITTLLRLNTLSCALTYLMKTDYMFYCAAPLASFWFLVIYATMAIGKQYNDDSQAVIAKVCISGIVVSAIFATPLMRWMFELFEIIFNIQWSADQWMYHATLDMYIVYIGMGTAIVNQRMSSTQIILSLRLVLALAGLFALFCYFSKTSSLSVSSYDSIHPYVSCIPVLGYIVLRNASTYTRNYHSKAMAWLGRHSLEISILQSHILLAADRNGVLSIDGLFGDGTVLGDRWRTLLIVVPIFLWTCYTTRSATVYIIELMLKERSEEDDLDEPAFKYLKKLGISHISYPGLRLVCIVLTMWLINLLSPLKQNISLPSGTHDISVLPMPETALDHPF